CCAAAATGGTATTGCCCACGCCAGTAGTGGCCGTGTGTTTCAAACGGATAAAGACGATTGGGACAAAAGATAACGGCGCGCCCCCCCTGTTTAAGCACCCGAACCATTTCAGCCACGCACAGGGCATCGTTTTGGACGTGCTCAATGACCTCATGACTCAAAACCAAATCAAAATAGCCGGACGGATAGGGCAAATTTTCTCCGGCAGCCACATGCGCCAAAGGAGAATACCCATAACTCTCGGCGACGCGCTCCGGTTCAATATCCAGCCCAACTACGTTGGGCGTAAATTCCCGCAACACCCGGAGATACAGCCCCACGCCACAACCATCAACCAAAACTTTGCTCCGGCCCGAAAGGCGTTCCCCGGCCGCCGCTTTAATCATGGCCAGGCGGCGATTCTGCCCGGCCCGCCAAACCAAGCTGGGCACGCCCCGCTCGTCGGCTTTGGGGAATCCAGCAGAATTGGTCATTTGACCCCCACATGCAAGGCCACGGTCTTAAACATTAGCAGCGTATATTTTACCTCCCGCAGCCCCACGCTTTCCATTTCAACTTGCAATTCAGCGGGACGTAAGAAGGCGTCGGCGGAAGCGGGCAGGTAACTATAGGCATCTCGCTGGCCGGTAATGAAGCCGCCCAGGAGAGGCACAACGTGGTGAAAATAGAAACAAAATACACTGCCCCATAAATTATCCGCCGGGCGCGGAACATCCAAAATCAGAACCCGTCCCCCAACCCGGCAGACTCGTCTTTGCTCGGCCAGGGCCTGGGAGACGCTGGTTACGTTGCGCAGCAAAAACCCACTGGCCACAGCGTCAAACGCATTATCGGCAAAGGGTAAATGAAGCGTATCGGCTCCACTCCAACTCAATAGCTCGGCCAACTTTGGGTTTGACCACCTTTGTTTCCGCCGGCGCTGTTGGGCCACATGCAGCATGGGCAAGGTAAAATCCGCCCCAACAACGCGCGCCAGATGAGGGTATTGTTTCAGGGCCATAAAAGTAATGTCGCCGGTGCCGGCGGCAATGTCTAACAGCCTGCCGCCGGGCGATAATGACGCTTGCTCAAGCAACAATCTCCGCCAGCGGACATCCTGCCCGCCGGTCATTAGCCGATTCATTAAATCATACCGATGGGCAATGCGGGCGAACATAGTTTTAACGTATTGTTTTTTTTCAACCGGGGAAGTGAAAGTCATGGCCTCATTATCGGTAAACAACCGGCAATTGTCAATTTTCTAAAAACAGCAACAA
The Anaerolineae bacterium genome window above contains:
- a CDS encoding class I SAM-dependent methyltransferase; protein product: MTNSAGFPKADERGVPSLVWRAGQNRRLAMIKAAAGERLSGRSKVLVDGCGVGLYLRVLREFTPNVVGLDIEPERVAESYGYSPLAHVAAGENLPYPSGYFDLVLSHEVIEHVQNDALCVAEMVRVLKQGGRAVIFCPNRLYPFETHGHYWRGQYHFGNMPLLNYLPDRFRRKLAPHVRAYTIGNLRRLVAKLPVTIITHTQIYPGYDNVMAHRPVLGRVLQRVTYVFEKTPLRIFGLSHLLVIEKK
- a CDS encoding ubiquinone/menaquinone biosynthesis methyltransferase; its protein translation is MTFTSPVEKKQYVKTMFARIAHRYDLMNRLMTGGQDVRWRRLLLEQASLSPGGRLLDIAAGTGDITFMALKQYPHLARVVGADFTLPMLHVAQQRRRKQRWSNPKLAELLSWSGADTLHLPFADNAFDAVASGFLLRNVTSVSQALAEQRRVCRVGGRVLILDVPRPADNLWGSVFCFYFHHVVPLLGGFITGQRDAYSYLPASADAFLRPAELQVEMESVGLREVKYTLLMFKTVALHVGVK